From a single Aythya fuligula isolate bAytFul2 chromosome 16, bAytFul2.pri, whole genome shotgun sequence genomic region:
- the MANBAL gene encoding protein MANBAL has product MAAELDFSPPEIPEPTFMENVLRYGLFFGAIFQLICVLAIILPVSKSHKTDSDSFEPKTSETVKKPKATAPQISKKPKKETKKKR; this is encoded by the exons ATGGCTGCTGAATTGGATTTCTCCCCACCCGAGATCCCCGAGCCCACATTCATGGAGAACGTGCTACGCTACGGACTCTTCTTCGGAGCCATTTTCCAGCTTATCTGCGTGTTAGCCATAATCCTGCCAGTTTCAAAGTCCCATAAGACA GACTCGGACAGTTTTGAGCCGAAGACGTCAGAGACCGTGAAGAAGCCAAAGGCAACTGCTCCGCAGATAAGCAAGAAAcccaagaaagaaacaaagaagaaacgATAA